Proteins encoded together in one Aeromonas encheleia window:
- a CDS encoding PilW family protein encodes MRPSSGFTLVELVMVILLLGIMAIFSSQFIGIGTQIYGDASSREQLMSDARFALERLNRELRDAVPGSVRVEDSLGNVVEQGNCLRFWPIATASRYLSPNGSGGLTIITPVRLPEVGELAIVYPLASPDLTLDQGCLYGNCVARVTSVGSPVSGALPLVVDNVFTKDSPSWRIYFANQQVRYCVIDSVLNRSSGAIGVNIGTSTPAPMAEHIRPISSYFYRDPAAFSPSEVGLRLILEQRGESVTFNHRLEPFNVP; translated from the coding sequence ATGCGGCCGTCGTCGGGTTTTACGCTGGTCGAGCTGGTGATGGTGATCCTGCTGCTCGGCATCATGGCCATCTTCTCCAGCCAGTTTATCGGCATCGGCACCCAGATCTATGGCGATGCGAGTAGCCGCGAGCAGTTGATGAGCGATGCCCGCTTCGCGCTGGAGCGGCTCAATCGCGAGCTGCGCGATGCGGTGCCGGGCTCGGTACGGGTGGAGGACAGCCTTGGAAATGTGGTGGAGCAGGGCAACTGCCTGCGCTTCTGGCCCATTGCCACCGCCAGCCGCTATCTGAGCCCCAATGGGAGCGGCGGGCTGACTATCATCACCCCGGTTCGCCTCCCCGAGGTGGGTGAGCTGGCCATCGTCTACCCCCTTGCCAGCCCGGATCTCACCCTGGACCAGGGTTGTCTCTATGGCAACTGCGTCGCCAGGGTGACCTCAGTGGGTAGCCCCGTCTCGGGGGCGCTGCCGCTGGTGGTCGACAATGTCTTCACCAAAGATTCTCCGAGCTGGCGCATCTATTTCGCCAACCAGCAGGTGCGCTACTGCGTGATTGATTCAGTGTTGAACCGGAGCAGTGGCGCCATAGGCGTGAATATTGGCACTAGCACTCCCGCCCCGATGGCCGAGCATATCCGCCCGATCTCCTCTTACTTCTACCGGGATCCGGCGGCCTTCAGCCCGAGCGAGGTTGGGCTGAGGCTGATACTCGAGCAGCGCGGCGAGAGCGTCACCTTCAACCATCGGCTGGAGCCATTCAATGTCCCCTAG
- a CDS encoding tetratricopeptide repeat protein, with translation MSVINQMLKDLEQRQQGEGTAIYVAPVRQQGWWMLVLTLLCGLALGILGWRSWIYWQQSQRVDPPVTQIDAPLAPDAIVQAASVASMTQEPAAVAVALPVPQGMPDEPVQSTSAPIAEAPAPQELPDQEGDYLIPSDEELQPDLQAELAAEQEAVMAPPPRKPGILKIETVELSAPELAALAERKATTAMAKGQLREAQDNYYQVLAHDPHNQGAREQLAALLYGEGRLTEAGQVLEEGLSLAPQQADFRLLLARVAIGAGDRPKALGWLSGLQPEIANNLDYYATWAGLAQELGQNAEAADLYVKLLRQQPDQGRWWLGLGVAEDGQGHGQRALDAYRNAQLHGNLGEASARWLEQRIAQLAP, from the coding sequence ATGAGCGTGATCAATCAGATGCTCAAGGATCTGGAGCAGCGCCAGCAGGGCGAGGGCACCGCCATCTATGTGGCACCGGTGCGCCAGCAAGGCTGGTGGATGCTGGTGCTGACCCTGCTGTGCGGGCTGGCCCTTGGCATCCTGGGCTGGCGTTCCTGGATCTACTGGCAGCAGAGCCAACGGGTCGATCCCCCGGTCACCCAGATCGATGCGCCGCTCGCGCCTGATGCCATAGTCCAGGCCGCGTCTGTGGCATCGATGACGCAGGAGCCGGCGGCGGTCGCTGTGGCCTTGCCGGTCCCGCAGGGGATGCCGGACGAGCCGGTGCAGTCGACCTCTGCGCCAATCGCCGAGGCCCCGGCGCCGCAGGAACTACCGGATCAGGAGGGCGATTACCTTATCCCGAGCGACGAGGAGCTGCAGCCGGATCTGCAGGCCGAGCTGGCGGCGGAGCAGGAGGCAGTCATGGCCCCGCCGCCGCGCAAGCCCGGGATATTGAAGATCGAGACGGTGGAGCTCTCCGCGCCCGAGCTGGCGGCCCTGGCCGAGCGCAAGGCCACCACCGCCATGGCCAAGGGCCAGTTGCGGGAGGCGCAGGACAACTACTACCAGGTGCTGGCCCATGATCCCCACAATCAGGGGGCGCGCGAGCAACTGGCGGCCCTGCTCTATGGCGAGGGTCGGCTGACCGAGGCCGGGCAGGTGCTGGAAGAGGGGCTCAGTCTGGCGCCTCAGCAGGCCGATTTCCGGCTGTTGCTGGCGCGGGTGGCCATAGGCGCGGGGGACAGGCCCAAGGCGCTCGGCTGGCTGAGTGGCCTCCAGCCGGAGATCGCCAACAACCTGGACTATTACGCCACCTGGGCCGGGCTGGCCCAGGAGCTGGGCCAGAATGCCGAGGCGGCAGATCTCTACGTCAAGCTGCTGCGCCAGCAGCCGGACCAGGGCCGCTGGTGGCTCGGGCTCGGCGTGGCCGAGGATGGCCAGGGCCACGGCCAGCGCGCCCTCGATGCCTATCGCAACGCCCAGCTGCACGGCAACCTCGGCGAGGCATCGGCCCGCTGGCTGGAACAACGCATCGCCCAGCTGGCCCCATAG
- a CDS encoding type IV pilus inner membrane component PilO — MDMKAQWQAWAQQVAAFSLRERAMILLTGLILLGAAGIYGWLDAADTRLSQDRLALTAAQRDLEILDLENQGKQARLARDPDAQVREQLGQVETSLGRLDAELKAQTVDLIPAHEMPAVLEALLSRSANLHMLALSSLKPEPLMAGEQSVNLFKHGIRLELEGGYFDVYQYLKALESLPRHFYWQGFDYRVIAHPKAAVAMEIYTLSTSKEFIRG, encoded by the coding sequence ATGGACATGAAAGCACAATGGCAGGCCTGGGCGCAGCAGGTCGCCGCCTTCAGCCTGCGGGAAAGGGCCATGATACTGCTGACCGGGCTGATCCTGCTCGGCGCCGCAGGCATCTACGGCTGGCTGGATGCCGCCGATACCCGCCTGAGCCAGGATCGACTGGCATTGACGGCGGCGCAGCGGGATCTGGAGATATTGGATCTTGAGAATCAGGGCAAGCAGGCCCGCCTGGCGCGGGATCCCGACGCGCAGGTGCGGGAACAGCTTGGCCAGGTGGAAACCAGCCTCGGCAGGCTGGACGCCGAGCTCAAGGCCCAGACGGTGGATCTGATCCCGGCCCACGAGATGCCGGCCGTGCTGGAGGCGCTGCTGTCCCGCTCCGCCAACCTGCACATGCTGGCGCTCAGCTCCCTCAAGCCTGAGCCCTTGATGGCGGGGGAGCAGTCGGTCAATCTGTTCAAGCACGGCATCCGGCTCGAGCTGGAGGGCGGCTACTTCGATGTCTACCAGTACCTGAAAGCGCTGGAGTCACTGCCTCGCCACTTCTACTGGCAGGGCTTCGACTACCGGGTGATCGCCCATCCCAAGGCGGCGGTGGCGATGGAAATTTACACCCTCAGCACCAGCAAGGAGTTTATCCGTGGCTAA
- a CDS encoding SctD/MshK family protein: MAKWLTTYGAGFIWLALWACLLSPQARAEVLQDPTAPLAGMSTGAAPDKGAGLPRLQSIILGNGPALAVLNGQSYRVGQLIEGYRLLSISADAVVLEKAGKRQALTLFGSKIRM, encoded by the coding sequence GTGGCTAAGTGGCTGACAACATACGGGGCCGGATTTATCTGGCTGGCGCTGTGGGCCTGCCTGCTGAGCCCGCAGGCCCGGGCCGAGGTGCTGCAGGATCCCACGGCGCCGCTGGCCGGCATGAGCACGGGCGCCGCCCCGGACAAGGGGGCCGGCCTGCCCCGATTGCAGAGCATCATCTTGGGCAATGGGCCGGCGCTGGCGGTGCTCAATGGTCAGAGTTATCGGGTCGGTCAACTGATCGAGGGCTATCGGCTGCTCTCCATCAGCGCCGATGCCGTGGTGCTGGAGAAGGCGGGCAAACGCCAGGCGCTGACCCTGTTCGGCAGCAAGATCAGGATGTGA
- a CDS encoding type II secretion system F family protein — MGSFNYKGRDSQGNAVSGMVDAASEMAAAEQLMRRGVMPTELKPGKAKAASIDWSLLLEGGVKLDELVVFSRQMYALTRAGIPILRAIAGLEESAHSKPLKRALHALGEDLGNGRPLSSAMQSHPRVFSNLFVAIIHVGENTGQLEEAFLQLANYFDLELETRKRIKTAMRYPSFVMIAIGIAMVILNIMVIPVFAGMFAKFGVELPLATRILLATSHFFVHYWWLLLAILVGAVVGWRRWVATPGGKLTWHRWQLRLPIVGTIIERSLLARFARSFSMMLKAGVPLNQALTLVADAVDNAYMAGQIRDMRAGIERGESLLRTAGGSGLFTPLVMQMIAVGEETGQVDELLHEAAEYYEREVDYDLKSLTARIEPILIGIVAVMVLILALGIFTPMWDMMRAVRGK, encoded by the coding sequence ATGGGCAGCTTCAACTACAAGGGCCGCGACAGTCAGGGCAATGCCGTCAGCGGGATGGTGGATGCCGCCAGCGAGATGGCGGCCGCCGAGCAGCTGATGCGGCGCGGCGTGATGCCGACCGAGCTCAAACCGGGCAAGGCGAAAGCGGCCAGCATCGACTGGTCGCTGCTGCTGGAGGGGGGCGTCAAGCTGGACGAGCTGGTGGTGTTCAGCCGCCAGATGTACGCCCTGACCCGGGCGGGAATCCCCATACTGCGCGCCATCGCCGGGCTGGAGGAGAGCGCCCACAGCAAGCCGCTCAAGCGGGCGCTGCATGCGCTGGGGGAGGATCTTGGCAACGGTCGCCCCCTGTCCAGCGCCATGCAGTCCCATCCCAGGGTGTTCAGCAACCTGTTTGTCGCCATCATCCATGTCGGCGAGAACACCGGTCAGCTGGAGGAAGCCTTCCTGCAGCTCGCCAACTATTTCGATCTGGAGCTGGAGACTCGCAAGCGGATCAAGACCGCCATGCGCTATCCCAGCTTCGTGATGATTGCCATCGGCATCGCCATGGTGATCCTCAACATCATGGTGATCCCGGTGTTCGCCGGCATGTTTGCCAAGTTCGGGGTCGAGCTGCCGCTGGCGACCCGGATCCTGCTCGCCACCTCCCACTTCTTCGTCCATTACTGGTGGCTGCTGCTCGCCATACTGGTGGGCGCCGTCGTTGGTTGGCGGCGCTGGGTCGCGACCCCCGGGGGCAAGCTGACCTGGCACAGATGGCAGCTCAGGCTGCCCATCGTCGGCACCATCATAGAGCGCTCCCTGCTGGCGCGTTTTGCCCGCAGCTTCTCCATGATGCTCAAGGCCGGGGTGCCGCTCAACCAGGCGCTGACCCTGGTGGCCGACGCGGTGGACAACGCTTATATGGCTGGCCAGATCCGCGACATGCGCGCGGGGATCGAGCGTGGCGAGAGCCTGCTGCGCACCGCCGGTGGCAGCGGCCTGTTTACCCCGCTGGTGATGCAGATGATCGCGGTGGGAGAGGAGACCGGCCAGGTGGATGAGCTGCTGCACGAGGCGGCCGAATACTACGAGCGGGAGGTGGACTATGACCTCAAGAGCCTCACCGCCCGCATCGAGCCCATCCTGATCGGCATAGTGGCGGTCATGGTGCTGATCCTGGCGCTGGGCATCTTCACACCCATGTGGGACATGATGCGTGCCGTGCGCGGCAAGTGA
- the mshL gene encoding pilus (MSHA type) biogenesis protein MshL, producing the protein MKKHHLCLLPLALAVAGCTTYKHPDPVQAKDALKQAMTEQNQTSPLTTLPPSVQSELLQLDRIPQPVAVPEKRLRIAAHDVDAVEFFGSLFKGSRYSVAVHPGVAGSISVELKDVTLQEALAVVGDMYGFDVQRKGNVFHVYPAGLRTETIPVNYLMMSRRGLSRTSVSTGGVTANDSNDNGNNNNFDSGNNNSSSNNNNNGSNNGSSSNGNSDNSNGTRIETDSNNDYWTDLREALQTLIGTGEGRAVITSPQAGLVTVRAYPGELKAVRDFLEQSGEHLKRQVVLEARILEVALNEGYEQGVDWNGLSATWDGNKGIIGGGSLGGSQVGASNPIFNTIGGGAGFKISDGNFVVAVDLLKTQGDVNTLSSPRVTATNNQKAVIKVGTDEYFVTNASTTTTTSGNSAPIVTPNVELTPFFSGIALDVTPQIDEAGRVLLHIHPSVIDTEEQSKTINVGTADPLVLPLAKSSIRESDTVVQANNGDIIVIGGLMKTDKQEIVSKVPLLGDIPWVGEAFTNRSESTKKVELVILLKPTVVEKDTWQKELQRSSELLDKWYPPED; encoded by the coding sequence ATGAAAAAACACCATTTATGCCTGCTTCCCCTCGCGTTGGCGGTGGCAGGTTGTACTACCTACAAGCATCCGGATCCGGTGCAGGCCAAGGACGCCCTCAAGCAGGCCATGACCGAGCAGAACCAGACTTCGCCCCTGACCACCCTGCCCCCCTCGGTGCAAAGCGAACTGCTGCAGCTGGATCGGATCCCGCAGCCGGTGGCGGTGCCGGAGAAGCGGCTGCGCATCGCGGCCCATGATGTCGATGCGGTCGAGTTCTTCGGCTCCCTGTTCAAGGGCTCCCGCTACAGCGTGGCGGTGCACCCCGGGGTGGCGGGTTCCATCTCGGTGGAGTTGAAGGATGTGACCCTGCAGGAAGCGCTGGCGGTGGTGGGCGACATGTATGGCTTCGACGTGCAGCGCAAGGGCAACGTCTTCCATGTCTACCCGGCCGGCCTGCGTACCGAGACCATACCGGTCAACTACCTGATGATGTCCCGTCGCGGCCTCTCCCGCACCTCGGTCAGCACCGGCGGCGTCACCGCCAATGACAGCAACGATAACGGCAATAACAACAACTTCGACAGCGGCAACAATAACAGCAGCAGCAACAACAATAACAACGGCAGCAACAACGGCTCCTCCTCCAACGGCAACAGCGACAACAGCAACGGCACCCGCATCGAGACGGACAGCAACAACGACTACTGGACCGATCTGCGCGAGGCCTTGCAGACGCTGATCGGCACGGGCGAGGGACGGGCCGTCATCACCAGCCCGCAGGCGGGCCTGGTCACGGTGCGCGCCTATCCCGGCGAGCTCAAGGCGGTGCGCGACTTCCTGGAGCAGTCCGGCGAACACCTCAAGCGCCAGGTGGTGCTGGAGGCGCGGATCCTGGAGGTTGCCCTCAACGAAGGCTATGAGCAGGGGGTGGACTGGAACGGCCTCTCCGCCACCTGGGACGGCAACAAGGGGATCATCGGCGGTGGCAGCCTGGGCGGCAGCCAGGTCGGTGCCAGCAATCCCATCTTCAATACCATAGGGGGCGGTGCCGGCTTCAAGATCTCGGATGGTAACTTCGTGGTGGCCGTTGACCTGCTCAAGACCCAGGGCGACGTGAACACCCTCTCCAGCCCGAGAGTCACCGCGACCAACAACCAGAAGGCGGTGATCAAGGTGGGCACGGACGAGTATTTCGTCACCAACGCCTCGACCACCACCACCACCTCGGGCAACTCGGCGCCCATCGTCACCCCCAACGTGGAGCTGACCCCCTTCTTCTCCGGCATAGCGCTGGACGTGACGCCACAGATCGATGAGGCCGGCCGGGTGCTGCTGCACATCCACCCCTCCGTCATCGACACCGAGGAGCAGAGCAAGACCATCAACGTCGGCACGGCGGATCCCCTGGTGCTGCCGCTCGCCAAGAGCTCCATCCGCGAGTCGGATACCGTGGTGCAGGCCAACAATGGCGACATCATCGTCATCGGCGGCCTCATGAAGACCGACAAGCAGGAGATCGTCAGCAAGGTGCCGCTGCTCGGCGACATCCCCTGGGTCGGTGAGGCCTTCACCAACCGCAGCGAGAGCACCAAGAAGGTCGAGCTGGTGATCCTGCTCAAGCCGACCGTGGTGGAGAAGGATACCTGGCAGAAGGAGCTGCAACGCTCCTCCGAGCTGCTCGACAAATGGTATCCGCCCGAGGACTAA
- a CDS encoding type II secretion system protein has product MAAKRVIPGRTMGGFSLIELVIVIVILGILAVTALPRFLDVTDEAKKASVEGVSGGFATAVSLVRAQWEAEGRAKQDSLNTVLYDGSRFYLTTPTESQVNNGELSPGYPMDTSASGSPDVDPANLTATRCLNIWEGLLQNPPKATANFDEVSGSGNDLKFYATVSNNGLDSVCRYYLVNSLSKGSDGRYQDPQGSTDAYMSFSYRPASGQVTTNIN; this is encoded by the coding sequence ATGGCAGCAAAGAGAGTGATACCCGGCCGCACTATGGGCGGTTTTTCCCTGATCGAGCTGGTGATCGTCATCGTGATTCTGGGGATACTGGCGGTCACCGCCTTGCCCCGTTTTCTCGACGTGACCGACGAGGCGAAGAAGGCCAGCGTGGAAGGGGTATCGGGCGGCTTTGCCACCGCGGTCTCTCTGGTGCGGGCCCAGTGGGAGGCGGAGGGGCGTGCCAAGCAGGACAGCCTCAATACCGTGCTGTATGACGGCTCGCGCTTCTATCTCACCACGCCGACCGAGAGCCAGGTCAACAATGGCGAGCTCTCCCCCGGTTATCCCATGGATACCTCGGCGAGCGGCTCTCCCGATGTGGATCCGGCCAATCTGACGGCCACGCGCTGTCTCAATATTTGGGAGGGGTTGTTGCAAAATCCTCCCAAGGCTACTGCCAACTTTGACGAGGTAAGCGGTAGCGGCAATGACCTGAAGTTCTATGCCACGGTGAGCAACAATGGACTGGATTCGGTCTGCCGTTACTATCTGGTCAACAGCCTGAGCAAGGGAAGTGATGGACGGTATCAGGACCCGCAAGGGAGCACGGATGCCTATATGAGTTTCAGTTACCGCCCGGCCTCTGGCCAGGTCACCACCAATATCAATTGA
- a CDS encoding prepilin-type N-terminal cleavage/methylation domain-containing protein, producing the protein MPSLNPSRGFTLIEFVVGIVLLAVALTGILSLLNSLAPQSVDPVQQVRAAQLAQRILNEVLQKSFDEHSDHNGGRFRCGETAGTPPVAYAACTDTASYGPEAETSAYQFNDVDDYQTSAICSRRLANCDGDWVPANYFSAQSGQGADESEYRQYWIRIRVSRTDLTQPELPVCSGTCSIGKRIELTVRLPDASEVAFALYRGNY; encoded by the coding sequence ATGCCCTCCCTTAACCCCTCCCGTGGTTTTACCCTGATCGAGTTTGTCGTCGGCATAGTGCTACTGGCGGTGGCTCTCACCGGGATCTTGAGTTTGTTGAATAGCCTGGCCCCTCAAAGTGTGGATCCGGTGCAGCAGGTGCGCGCCGCCCAATTGGCTCAACGCATCTTGAACGAGGTGCTGCAAAAGTCGTTCGATGAGCACTCGGATCACAACGGTGGGCGTTTCCGTTGCGGCGAGACGGCCGGTACTCCGCCGGTGGCTTACGCCGCCTGCACCGATACGGCCAGCTATGGCCCGGAAGCTGAGACCAGCGCCTATCAGTTCAACGATGTCGATGATTACCAGACCAGCGCCATCTGTTCCCGCCGTCTGGCCAACTGTGACGGTGACTGGGTGCCCGCTAACTACTTCAGTGCCCAGAGCGGACAGGGGGCCGATGAGAGCGAATACCGGCAGTATTGGATCCGGATCCGGGTGAGCAGGACGGATCTGACCCAGCCTGAGCTACCCGTCTGTAGCGGCACCTGCTCCATCGGCAAGCGCATCGAGCTGACCGTGCGGCTGCCGGATGCGAGCGAGGTGGCGTTTGCCCTCTATCGGGGGAATTACTGA
- a CDS encoding pilus assembly FimT family protein encodes MEQDEGFTLIELVIVILLLGILAAFAVPKWLGKGGFETHTLRDELVARLRLVQTMNMNEGTDRCTQLVLEANRFGHLTQTGSCSAKPISSWSADEQSRGRVVSTSGAVVLSPPARFSFDKRSGRPLGSCAAGCDLIVTEGAERTLLRIESEGYIHALP; translated from the coding sequence ATGGAACAAGACGAAGGTTTTACCCTGATAGAACTGGTGATAGTAATCCTGTTACTCGGGATTCTGGCCGCCTTTGCCGTGCCCAAGTGGCTGGGCAAAGGCGGCTTTGAAACCCATACCCTGCGCGATGAGCTGGTGGCCCGGCTACGACTGGTGCAGACCATGAATATGAACGAGGGGACGGATCGCTGCACCCAGCTGGTGCTGGAGGCTAACCGCTTCGGTCACCTGACGCAGACCGGTAGCTGCAGTGCCAAACCCATCTCTAGCTGGAGTGCGGATGAGCAGAGCCGCGGCCGGGTGGTGAGCACCTCTGGCGCCGTTGTCCTGTCCCCCCCGGCGAGGTTCTCCTTCGATAAACGCAGTGGCCGCCCCTTGGGCTCTTGCGCCGCTGGTTGCGATCTGATTGTCACTGAGGGCGCTGAGCGTACCCTGCTGCGCATCGAGTCCGAAGGCTATATACATGCCCTCCCTTAA
- a CDS encoding ExeA family protein — protein MYLSHFGLREAPFGLTPNTGFYYGLPPHEEALQVLNWALAQGEGFIKVTGEVGTGKTLLCRKLLGELGSEARPVRLAWLPNPHLTPGELRAALALELGLSMRDQGELDLTDRIHRHLIALHQQGQRVVVLIDEAQALPDETLEAIRLFGNLETESSKLLQIVLFGQPELDARLARPHLRQLRQRIGFSYCLRALRVDETRAYVDHRLQVSGYRGAPLFEGRALRLLWRASRGVPRLINVLAQKCLMLAYGRGMRRIGPRLVRLAIRDTEDASRGSLVRWWPLLLLLGAALAYGVWP, from the coding sequence ATGTATTTGAGCCACTTCGGCCTGCGGGAGGCACCGTTCGGCCTGACCCCGAATACCGGCTTCTACTACGGCCTGCCGCCCCATGAGGAGGCGCTGCAGGTGCTGAACTGGGCGCTGGCGCAGGGGGAGGGCTTCATCAAGGTGACCGGCGAGGTGGGCACCGGCAAGACCCTGCTCTGCCGCAAGCTGCTGGGGGAACTCGGCTCGGAGGCGCGCCCGGTGCGCCTGGCCTGGCTGCCCAATCCCCATCTCACGCCGGGCGAGCTGCGTGCCGCCCTGGCGCTGGAGCTGGGGCTGTCGATGCGGGATCAGGGGGAGCTGGATCTGACCGATCGCATCCATCGCCACCTGATCGCCCTGCATCAGCAGGGTCAGCGGGTGGTGGTGCTGATCGACGAGGCGCAGGCCCTGCCGGATGAGACGCTCGAGGCGATCCGGCTGTTCGGCAACCTGGAGACGGAGTCGAGCAAGCTGCTGCAGATAGTGCTGTTCGGTCAACCCGAGCTGGATGCGCGGCTGGCCAGGCCCCACCTGCGCCAGCTGCGCCAGCGCATCGGCTTCTCCTACTGCCTGCGCGCCCTGCGCGTCGATGAGACCCGCGCCTATGTGGATCATCGGCTGCAGGTCTCCGGCTATCGCGGTGCGCCGCTGTTTGAGGGCCGTGCCCTGCGCCTGCTGTGGCGGGCGTCCCGCGGGGTGCCGCGGCTCATCAACGTGCTGGCCCAGAAGTGCCTGATGCTGGCCTACGGCCGTGGGATGCGCCGGATCGGCCCCCGTCTGGTGCGCCTCGCCATCCGCGATACCGAGGACGCCAGCCGCGGCTCCTTAGTGCGCTGGTGGCCGCTGCTGTTGCTGCTGGGCGCTGCCCTGGCCTACGGAGTCTGGCCATGA
- a CDS encoding prepilin-type N-terminal cleavage/methylation domain-containing protein — MKKQAGFTLIELVIVIIILGILAVTAAPKFLNLQDDARTSTLKGVEGSLNSAGAMVYSKAVIAGKDTAPTETLDIGNGVSVGIAYGYPKATQVDLEKVLELSSGDWSFSTPVSSSIKIFPAGVSATTATDCFVTYKEAISGSLPTSEVTACK; from the coding sequence ATGAAAAAGCAGGCGGGTTTTACCCTGATCGAACTGGTGATCGTGATCATCATCCTGGGCATTCTGGCGGTCACCGCCGCGCCCAAGTTCCTGAATCTGCAGGATGATGCGCGTACTTCCACCCTGAAAGGGGTCGAAGGCTCCCTGAATTCTGCCGGTGCCATGGTCTATAGCAAGGCCGTTATCGCCGGTAAGGACACAGCTCCCACCGAGACACTGGATATCGGTAATGGTGTCAGTGTGGGTATTGCCTACGGCTACCCCAAGGCAACCCAGGTTGATCTCGAGAAGGTGCTCGAGTTGAGCTCCGGTGACTGGAGCTTCAGCACTCCAGTATCCAGCAGCATCAAGATTTTCCCGGCGGGTGTCTCTGCTACCACGGCAACCGACTGCTTCGTCACTTATAAAGAAGCAATTTCGGGCTCTCTGCCGACCTCAGAAGTCACTGCCTGTAAGTAA
- the mshE gene encoding MSHA fimbrial ATPase MshE has translation MAQPRLKMRLGDLLVQEQIISDDQLQLALQQQRQTGRKLGTTLIDLGFISEVQLLQFLARQLDVPFFDLNNLTIDAAAVALLPEVQARRYRALAVNLSDDKVTVAMSDPADLSALDAIAALLSPRELVLAVAREGQLLEYFDRLYRRTREIESFAVQLHEEHQETGFELGSSNLNTGADEGEATVAKLLRSLFEDAVQVGASDIHIEPDEKVLRIRQRIDGVLHENILSEVRIAQALVLRLKLVAGLDISEKRLPQDGRFAMKVRGRDVDVRMSTMPVQYGESVVMRLLDQSSGILSLAETGMPPAILARFRRQLKRPHGMILVTGPTGSGKTTTLYGALSELNQASHKIITVEDPVEYRLPRVNQVQVNPKIGLTFSQVLRSTLRQDPDILLVGEMRDNETVEIGLRGAITGHLVLTTLHTNDAVTSALRLIDMGAPGYLVASALRAVVAQRLVRRVCEHCVEEQAPDEGQATWLGVLSGEVPGQHAYHKGRGCQSCNFTGYSGRIGVYELLELDQPMMDALRRNDAEGFARAARDHEHYRPLALTALDYARQGITSVDEVLRLAEDLG, from the coding sequence ATGGCACAACCCAGACTGAAAATGCGGCTCGGCGATCTGCTGGTGCAGGAGCAGATCATCTCCGATGATCAGCTGCAGCTCGCCCTGCAGCAGCAGCGTCAGACCGGCCGCAAGCTGGGGACCACCCTGATCGATCTCGGCTTCATCAGCGAGGTGCAGCTGCTGCAGTTCCTCGCCCGTCAGCTGGACGTGCCCTTCTTCGATCTCAACAACCTCACCATAGACGCCGCGGCCGTGGCGTTGTTGCCGGAGGTGCAGGCCCGTCGCTATCGTGCGCTGGCGGTCAACCTCAGCGACGACAAGGTGACGGTGGCCATGTCGGATCCCGCCGATCTGAGCGCCCTGGATGCCATCGCCGCCCTGCTCAGCCCGCGCGAGCTGGTGCTGGCGGTGGCACGGGAAGGCCAACTGCTTGAGTATTTCGACAGGCTCTATCGCCGCACCCGCGAGATCGAGAGCTTCGCCGTGCAACTGCATGAGGAGCATCAGGAGACCGGGTTCGAGCTCGGCAGCAGCAACCTCAATACCGGGGCCGACGAGGGGGAGGCGACGGTGGCCAAGCTGCTGCGCTCCCTGTTCGAGGACGCGGTGCAGGTGGGGGCCTCGGATATCCACATCGAGCCGGACGAGAAGGTGCTGCGCATCCGCCAGCGCATCGACGGCGTGCTGCACGAGAATATCCTCAGCGAGGTGCGCATCGCCCAGGCGCTGGTGCTGCGCCTCAAGCTGGTGGCCGGGCTCGACATCTCCGAGAAGCGGTTGCCCCAGGATGGCCGCTTCGCCATGAAGGTGCGCGGCCGCGACGTGGACGTGCGGATGTCGACCATGCCGGTGCAGTATGGGGAATCCGTGGTGATGCGACTGCTGGATCAATCCTCCGGCATCCTCTCGCTGGCCGAGACCGGCATGCCACCGGCAATCCTGGCGCGTTTTCGCCGCCAGCTCAAACGCCCCCACGGCATGATCCTGGTGACGGGGCCGACCGGTAGCGGCAAGACCACGACGCTCTACGGCGCGCTCTCCGAGCTCAACCAGGCCAGCCACAAGATTATCACGGTGGAAGATCCGGTGGAGTACCGGCTGCCGCGGGTCAACCAGGTGCAGGTCAATCCCAAGATCGGCCTCACCTTCTCCCAGGTGCTGCGCTCCACCCTGCGCCAGGATCCGGACATCCTGCTGGTGGGGGAGATGCGGGACAACGAGACGGTGGAGATCGGCCTGCGTGGCGCCATCACCGGCCACCTGGTGCTGACCACCCTGCACACCAACGATGCGGTGACCAGCGCCCTGCGCCTGATCGACATGGGCGCCCCCGGCTATCTGGTGGCCAGCGCCTTGCGGGCCGTGGTGGCCCAGCGCCTGGTGCGGCGGGTATGCGAGCACTGTGTCGAGGAGCAGGCGCCGGACGAGGGCCAGGCCACCTGGCTCGGCGTGCTCTCCGGCGAGGTGCCGGGTCAGCATGCCTACCACAAGGGGCGAGGCTGCCAGAGCTGCAACTTCACCGGCTATAGCGGCCGGATCGGGGTCTACGAGCTGCTGGAGCTGGATCAGCCCATGATGGATGCCCTGCGCCGCAACGATGCGGAGGGCTTCGCCCGGGCGGCGCGCGACCATGAACACTACAGACCCCTGGCCCTGACTGCGCTGGACTATGCCCGGCAGGGCATCACCTCGGTGGACGAGGTGCTCAGGCTGGCCGAGGATCTGGGCTAA